The following coding sequences are from one Pseudonocardia sp. HH130630-07 window:
- a CDS encoding FAD-dependent oxidoreductase — MTRSPCVPEPDADVLVVGCGAAGLAAAVSAKEERPDARVVVLERSRETERGGNTRWSSAFFRVGEDLRPADGFEDDFAAFTGGAADPGYVRRLRELAPDTLEWLAGHGVRFEMVPMFFLTARRPRLGIAGGGGAIVERLAEAAGRLGVEFRYETTAVELLTGDDGSPTRVVGLRTTGPGGVAAELRAPAVILASGGYEGNPQLMTEHFGENAEFLKPVARGGTFNRGEGIGMAIGAGAAPAGEWGNFHGEPVDPRSRIAEPVVMTFPYGILVNADGERFVDEASSTVDEIYEDVCRAIFAQPGNISYLVGDRRLPELPGFARAVLSDQPPYRCDTLAELARVLDVDETALAATVAAYNAGVPDGEPGFDPTVADGLATTGVRPPKSNWARAVAEPPFVAYPVATAVCFTFGGIAVDTAARVLDGDGNRIDGLWAAGEMTGVYHRKYPGATSVLRSLVFGREAARDAVGARSAARSPATGSGG, encoded by the coding sequence GTGACCCGTTCGCCCTGCGTACCTGAGCCGGACGCCGACGTCCTGGTCGTCGGCTGCGGCGCGGCCGGGCTGGCCGCCGCGGTCAGCGCGAAGGAGGAGCGGCCGGACGCCCGCGTCGTCGTCCTCGAGCGCAGCCGCGAGACCGAGCGCGGCGGCAACACCCGCTGGTCCAGCGCCTTCTTCCGGGTGGGGGAGGACCTCCGGCCCGCCGACGGCTTCGAGGACGACTTCGCCGCCTTCACCGGCGGTGCCGCCGACCCGGGCTACGTCCGGCGGTTGCGCGAGCTGGCGCCGGACACCCTGGAGTGGCTGGCCGGGCACGGCGTCCGCTTCGAGATGGTCCCGATGTTCTTCCTGACCGCGCGGCGACCCCGGCTCGGCATCGCCGGGGGTGGCGGCGCGATCGTCGAGCGCCTGGCCGAGGCCGCCGGACGGCTCGGCGTCGAGTTCCGCTACGAGACGACCGCCGTCGAGCTCCTGACCGGCGACGACGGTTCCCCGACCCGGGTCGTCGGGCTCCGGACCACCGGCCCCGGCGGCGTCGCCGCGGAGCTGCGCGCACCGGCGGTGATCCTCGCCAGCGGCGGGTACGAGGGCAACCCGCAGCTGATGACCGAGCACTTCGGCGAGAACGCCGAGTTCCTGAAGCCGGTCGCCCGCGGCGGCACGTTCAACCGCGGCGAGGGGATCGGGATGGCGATCGGCGCCGGCGCGGCGCCGGCCGGGGAGTGGGGCAACTTCCACGGCGAGCCGGTGGACCCGCGATCGCGGATCGCCGAGCCGGTCGTCATGACCTTCCCGTACGGGATCCTGGTCAACGCCGACGGCGAGCGGTTCGTCGACGAGGCGTCGAGCACCGTCGACGAGATCTACGAGGACGTCTGCCGGGCGATCTTCGCCCAGCCCGGCAACATCTCCTACCTCGTCGGGGACCGCAGGCTCCCGGAGCTGCCGGGCTTCGCCAGGGCCGTGCTGTCCGACCAGCCGCCCTACCGCTGCGACACCCTGGCCGAGCTGGCCCGGGTGCTCGACGTCGACGAGACGGCGCTGGCGGCCACCGTCGCCGCCTACAACGCCGGTGTGCCGGACGGCGAACCCGGCTTCGACCCGACCGTCGCCGACGGTCTGGCCACCACCGGGGTCCGGCCGCCGAAGTCGAACTGGGCCCGGGCCGTCGCCGAGCCGCCGTTCGTGGCCTACCCGGTCGCGACCGCCGTGTGCTTCACCTTCGGCGGGATCGCGGTCGACACCGCCGCCCGGGTACTCGACGGCGACGGCAACCGGATCGACGGGCTCTGGGCGGCCGGGGAGATGACCGGCGTCTACCACCGCAAGTACCCGGGGGCGACCTCGGTGCTGCGCTCGCTGGTGTTCGGCCGGGAGGCGGCGCGGGACGCGGTCGGCGCCCGGAGCGCGGCGCGGTCACCGGCGACCGGGAGCGGCGGATGA